A stretch of DNA from Candidatus Auribacterota bacterium:
AAAAGGAGATGGTCGCCCAGCCGCTGCGGGTGGTCGGTGGGGAGGGACACAGGGAATTATTCCAGAAGATATTCCTCCCTCGCACCCACCAAGTGGAGATCGTCACAGTGCACGTGCGAGAGGGAATCAACGGCTGGAGTTCGGAGGTCGCGCGGGGAATGCTCCTTCCCATAGACGCTGCATGCCTGGAAAAACTCGTCATTCGTGCGGGCTTCAGCCGCGTGGTGATGCGGGGTGACTATTCCGGGGCGCCGTTTGACGGAGAGGCATCCTGGGATCTGATTCTCACCGCGGTCCGGACGTGAGGGGCTGGGCGCTTCCATTTCCGGGCTTTGCAACTGCACGCGACGACCGCCGGATAACTCTCACTGCCTTGCCGGCCGCTTCGAGGATGTCCAGTGCCCGCTTGATGTCATCTTCGCTGTGGGCTGCGGTCACGGCCGCCCTGATGCGGCTCGTCCCGGGGGGAACCGCAGGGGAGAGCACCGGCAGGACGAAGAGGCCTTTTTGCTGAGCGAGTTTGCACATCATCAGCGTCTTCTCATCCCTGCCGCAGATGATGGGGACGATCGCCGTCTCGCTCTGGAGCGTGTCGAAACCCCTCGCCTTGAGGCCATCAAGGAAGAGCCTGATGTTGCGCTGCAATTTCGCAATCCGCTCGGGTTCCTTTTCGATCACCTCGAATGCCGCCTTTGCCGCGGCGGCGGCGGGCGGGGGAAGCGCTGCCGAAAAGACGAAGGCGCGCGCCACGTGTTTCAGGTACATGATCGTATCCCTGTCGGCGGCGATGTAACCTCCCACACTGGGTATGGCCTTGCTCATGGTGCCCATCTTTATGTCAATGACGTTCGTCATCCCGAAGTACTCCTCGATCCCGTGGCCTGTTTTCCCCAGGACTCCGAGGGAGTGCGCCTCATCCACCATGAGCGTTGCCCCATATTTTTTGCACAGACGATGCATTTCCGGAAGGTTGATGATGTCCCCGTCCATGCTGAACACCGCATCGGCAACCACCAGTTTCCCCGCTGCGGGGTCCGCCTCGGTGAGGCACCGCTCGAGGTCGGCCATATCATTATGCGTGCAGCGCACAAACCTCGCGCGCGACAGGATGCAGCCGTCCACGATGCTCGCGTGGTTCAGTTTGTCGCAGATCACCACGTCGCCTCGGCCGACGAGGGTAGAGACGGTCGCGAGGTTGGTGACGTAGCCGCTCGAAAAGACGATGGCGTCCTCCGTTCCCTTGAAGGCGGCGATTTTTCCCTCCAGCTCCTGGTGGAGCTTGAGGGAGCCGGCGAGGATGCGCACGCCGTGCGTGCCGGTCCCGTATTCCGCGATGGCTGCCTGCGCGGCGGCATTGATCGTGGGGTGACCGAGGAGGCCGAGGTAGCTATAGGAAGCGAATATGAGCATCTCCTTCTCCTTCACCAGAACCCGCGCGCCGTCCAGGTTCTTGACGGGCTGGAGATAAAAGTAGTAGCCCATTTCATTGCCCCACTGTATGCGGGCCTTGAGCTTCGCGATTTTGTCGGCTATCGGATTCACTACGTGTCCCTTCCTGGTATTGTGAAGTCGCACACCGTGCGGCAGGGGGCGTATTATACACGATTAACGAAGATCACCATACATATTTCTATGGGCATATGTAAGGGGTCACTTATAGAGGGGGGCCACGGATCCCGCTAAGCGGGACGGATTATGACGGATATTCACAGATGAAAAGAAAGCTTCATCTGCGGCCATCCGTGTGGTTGTCCGTGAAAATCCGTGGCGAACATCATTTACCGTTACCCCTGCAAAACTGACCATTACGGGCATATTTCTATGGGCACGATGGATTCCCAGGTTGCATTGAGGCGCGGCACTGTCTCCATGGTGGAGGGGAACACCGGCTCGAATTCGGAAGCCACGCGAAGAATAGTGCGTCCTCTAAATGCGGCAGGTCTTGAAAGGCTC
This window harbors:
- a CDS encoding aminotransferase class I/II-fold pyridoxal phosphate-dependent enzyme; amino-acid sequence: MNPIADKIAKLKARIQWGNEMGYYFYLQPVKNLDGARVLVKEKEMLIFASYSYLGLLGHPTINAAAQAAIAEYGTGTHGVRILAGSLKLHQELEGKIAAFKGTEDAIVFSSGYVTNLATVSTLVGRGDVVICDKLNHASIVDGCILSRARFVRCTHNDMADLERCLTEADPAAGKLVVADAVFSMDGDIINLPEMHRLCKKYGATLMVDEAHSLGVLGKTGHGIEEYFGMTNVIDIKMGTMSKAIPSVGGYIAADRDTIMYLKHVARAFVFSAALPPPAAAAAKAAFEVIEKEPERIAKLQRNIRLFLDGLKARGFDTLQSETAIVPIICGRDEKTLMMCKLAQQKGLFVLPVLSPAVPPGTSRIRAAVTAAHSEDDIKRALDILEAAGKAVRVIRRSSRAVAKPGNGSAQPLTSGPR